CTGCCAACCATACAAAAGTCCATAAGGCTTCATGTTGACAATGCCcaaaaaacctcatgcataaactATAACATGAGTGATCTGTTTTACTTGTAGAAATTGGCATCTCATCTTTTTAATTAATCGAAGCACTTGTCAATATGAAGAAGACTATCTACGTTTGACATATAAACCACCAAAGGGCATACACAAATTCAGTTCAGACAAAGAGTCCACTGTATATAATAAATTTTTAGTAAATATCATCATCCATGTCCTAAGAAGAAGCTAGTAACATTTTAAGACAAACtataatataataacatattGAGAAAGAACAATGAAATAACCTTCTTTCCACGGATAACAGCTCCAGGTTCTCCCTGAATGACCATGTACTTCGTTGATCCAAGAAATAAGCCAATGGGGGCAAGCGTTCCAGGTTCATTGAAATCATTTATTATATTGGTCATCTCCTCAGGCTTAACCTGAAAAATGCCAAAAAAAAACGTAGAAACATCACTTTAGAGAATGGAAGAAAGACTGTGGAAAGGAGAACATTTCAAGCGATAACATGCATGCTACCAGGCAAAGATGGAATGTTGTGCATAAACGTTAGCTGTGGATGGAGaaccaaatgaaaaaaataagaaaaggcaTCACTAATAAAATAGTAGAAAATAGCATTGCTATATAATACATAAGCATGGATGTTAACCTTTTTACCATCACAAACTATCTCAATTAAGCAACTAATAGTTTACAAATGCATTACCATCGAGTAATAAGTTAGAACAATATTACATTCATTAATTGGGATCATAAGTATCAAGATGAAACTAGATTAGACTGACAGCATTGTATGCAGAACCAATAAAATCAATAAAGACCTCACATATAGAAAAACttcagatattaaaaaaaaatcagactTTTCATAATCATGAAAGATGATATTCCTTAAAAATATTGTcattcaaaactttgaagaaatcTATGGCGAGTAACTTGGGAGTCTGGGAGAAACTCCCATCCAAATTAACTTTTTAACAGTACTAATCTCACGACATGTTAGGTTTCACTGTACCTAATCATACACAAATGTATGGATCATATTGTGCATTATAAAGCTTACTTCATTCCAACAAGTCGTCGGCATGCTGCACTAGTTGAGGCAAGCATGTTCAACGGATAAGATCATCAAATATTTCAGAGAGAGACGCAAAAACTGAATACTAGAATCAAGTGATAAGCAACAGTTCAAGTGCATATACTTCACATCGTATTCTCAGAATTCGTGAACAACCCAACACTTCATAGGCATCCCAATATAAAGAGTATTACTATTACTGCATTCTCGAATTCCTCCATAATATTCGGATCCAATGAGATCAAGTCAAAGAACAGTACATCTGATCAAAATCACCTTCAGAATATCAAAACCATCGGATGCCAATTCATCAACAACTAAATCCATGCAAGATCCTGCACACACGCATACACCGATCTGGTCCGCAAACCTACCCagctcatcaaatcatcaaatgcCTCTATAATCCGATCGGGATGGATATAAACCTGAGGGAAGGACGCGCTCTGCGCCCAGACGCTGCCGTCCTGGCCGACGATCGCTGCCGCTGTGAGG
This genomic stretch from Musa acuminata AAA Group cultivar baxijiao chromosome BXJ3-9, Cavendish_Baxijiao_AAA, whole genome shotgun sequence harbors:
- the LOC135649475 gene encoding profilin-like isoform X2, yielding MSWQTYVDEHLMCEIEGHHLTAAAIVGQDGSVWAQSASFPQVKPEEMTNIINDFNEPGTLAPIGLFLGSTKYMVIQGEPGAVIRGKKGSGGITVKKTNQALIFGIYDEPMTPGQCNMVVERLGDYLIDQGL